From the Desertibacillus haloalkaliphilus genome, one window contains:
- a CDS encoding S8 family serine peptidase, producing MKRAVSLMMITLLFAMFVITPVAEANQFPERPPIPVHISAEETIVIVELSDDLQNVIEVVKDKIPSGKVRKKFDTLFSGFSYQLPENKIPLLEEISGVERVSRVVTYEATLDESVPFIGGEQVRGQLDENGSRLTGEGITVAVIDTGIDYTHPDLKDSYKGGFDVVDWDEDPMETKAKQGPPTLHGTHVSGIIAADGKVKGVAPKADLLVYRTLGPGGQGTTEQVIEAIEKAVEDGADIINLSLGNNVNGPDWPTSLALDKAVEHGVVAVTSNGNSGPNMWTVGSPGTSKHAISVGASSPPLKKPYLTVFGEDREIDIQPLRGSKPWMIKRGHPIVYGGLARANDLEDVDGKIVLAKRGVIPFTEKAMNARDAGAKALLIYNNTEGAFLGGLGEDAEITVAALTQEDGEWLKDIIDHEGEPELRTIYREEEDLLASFSSRGPVTHSWDVKPEVVAPGVSIDSTIPKGYLGLNGTSMAAPHVAGAAALIKQAHPDWSPEQIKAALMNTAKQIVNKEGETYLPHEQGAGRIQIDKAVEADTLVYPGAVTFGKWSLNDRRETKEITITVDNQSEKTNTYYVDPPLDAPDGIQWKAPFSFTLAPKERKEVTVTMDIMPSVLKEGIHHGNITIKGGKEDIEVPYLFFIEEPNYPRVMAFNFEHGDEPDSYRYEMYLPGGAEEVGIALYDPDTFQFITYLDVKKDITRGLLEVELEDIGLEDGVYKALVFASQDEQEDTIEHTLYIGEHP from the coding sequence GAAGAAACCATTGTTATTGTTGAATTGTCTGATGATCTACAGAATGTAATCGAAGTCGTCAAAGATAAAATTCCTTCAGGAAAGGTACGTAAAAAGTTTGATACATTATTTTCTGGTTTTTCATATCAATTACCGGAAAATAAAATTCCCTTGCTTGAAGAAATTTCAGGTGTTGAGCGCGTCAGCCGAGTTGTTACATATGAGGCAACACTAGATGAAAGTGTGCCTTTTATAGGCGGTGAGCAAGTTCGTGGACAACTCGATGAGAACGGATCTCGACTGACGGGCGAAGGGATCACTGTTGCTGTGATTGATACAGGAATTGATTACACCCACCCTGATTTAAAAGATAGCTATAAAGGCGGGTTTGATGTCGTTGATTGGGATGAAGATCCGATGGAGACGAAAGCAAAACAAGGACCGCCTACGCTTCATGGCACTCATGTATCAGGGATCATTGCTGCAGATGGTAAGGTCAAAGGCGTGGCACCGAAAGCCGATTTACTAGTCTATCGTACGCTTGGACCAGGTGGACAAGGCACGACCGAACAAGTGATTGAAGCGATTGAAAAGGCAGTTGAAGATGGAGCTGATATTATTAACTTATCGCTCGGTAACAATGTCAATGGACCTGATTGGCCAACAAGCTTAGCACTTGATAAAGCCGTTGAGCATGGTGTTGTCGCTGTTACATCGAATGGAAATAGTGGTCCAAACATGTGGACAGTCGGCTCACCGGGTACGTCCAAACATGCCATTTCAGTTGGAGCGTCGTCACCTCCACTAAAGAAGCCGTATTTAACGGTTTTTGGAGAAGACAGAGAAATTGATATACAGCCACTTAGAGGGTCAAAGCCCTGGATGATTAAGAGAGGCCACCCAATTGTTTATGGCGGGTTAGCTCGTGCCAATGACTTAGAAGATGTAGACGGAAAAATTGTCTTAGCAAAGCGTGGGGTTATTCCGTTCACGGAAAAAGCGATGAATGCAAGAGACGCCGGGGCTAAGGCACTACTCATCTATAACAACACGGAAGGAGCCTTCTTAGGAGGGCTTGGTGAAGATGCGGAGATTACCGTCGCTGCTCTAACACAAGAAGACGGTGAATGGTTAAAGGACATCATTGATCATGAAGGTGAACCAGAACTGCGGACGATTTATCGTGAGGAGGAAGACTTGCTTGCCTCATTCAGTTCAAGAGGGCCAGTCACCCATTCGTGGGATGTGAAACCAGAGGTCGTCGCTCCAGGCGTGTCGATTGACAGTACGATTCCAAAAGGCTACTTAGGTCTAAATGGAACGAGTATGGCAGCGCCCCATGTTGCTGGAGCTGCTGCATTAATTAAACAAGCTCATCCAGACTGGTCACCGGAACAAATCAAAGCAGCGCTCATGAATACGGCAAAACAGATCGTTAACAAAGAGGGTGAGACCTATTTGCCACATGAGCAAGGAGCAGGCAGAATTCAAATCGATAAGGCGGTAGAGGCGGATACGTTGGTTTATCCTGGAGCCGTAACATTCGGAAAATGGTCACTGAATGATCGCCGTGAAACGAAAGAAATAACGATAACTGTTGATAATCAATCAGAGAAAACAAATACGTATTATGTTGATCCGCCGCTTGATGCACCAGACGGCATTCAGTGGAAGGCGCCATTTTCGTTTACGCTTGCACCGAAAGAACGAAAAGAAGTGACCGTGACGATGGATATTATGCCTTCTGTTCTTAAGGAAGGAATTCATCATGGGAACATTACGATCAAGGGCGGAAAAGAAGACATTGAAGTTCCTTACCTATTTTTTATTGAAGAGCCTAATTACCCACGTGTGATGGCATTTAACTTTGAACATGGGGATGAGCCCGATTCGTACCGATATGAAATGTATTTACCTGGTGGAGCAGAAGAGGTAGGAATTGCGTTATATGACCCAGACACGTTCCAGTTTATTACGTATTTAGATGTGAAAAAAGATATTACACGCGGATTGTTAGAAGTGGAACTTGAGGATATTGGATTAGAGGATGGTGTCTATAAAGCACTCGTGTTTGCGAGTCAAGACGAACAAGAAGATACAATTGAACACACGCTTTACATCGGTGAGCACCCATAG
- a CDS encoding AtpZ/AtpI family protein codes for MSRKSQKSLVRAMALMTSIVSYLVGPILVGVFGGRWIDGYLQTEPIFLIAGLLVGLAAGVYGLARLIGEFLGEDE; via the coding sequence ATGAGCAGAAAATCACAAAAGTCGCTCGTCCGCGCAATGGCGTTAATGACATCAATCGTATCCTATTTAGTAGGGCCCATTTTAGTGGGAGTCTTTGGCGGTAGATGGATCGATGGCTATTTGCAAACGGAACCGATTTTTTTAATTGCTGGCTTGCTAGTAGGTCTTGCAGCAGGAGTTTATGGACTGGCTCGATTAATAGGCGAATTTTTAGGAGAAGATGAATGA
- a CDS encoding ATP synthase subunit I, with the protein MDQYAASMRRYVQYMLYVVALFVLGWGFTPYDSMFLGLILGSAFSFYNLWSMYTKMKQLGQAATGEKKVYSIGTLSRFAVGALAAIIAIRYPETFHLVGVIIGLMLTYIIILIDSLLQIRRL; encoded by the coding sequence ATGGACCAGTATGCAGCTAGTATGAGGCGCTACGTTCAATATATGCTTTATGTGGTCGCGCTATTTGTATTAGGATGGGGATTTACCCCATACGATTCAATGTTTTTAGGGCTCATTCTTGGTTCTGCTTTTAGTTTTTATAACTTATGGAGCATGTACACTAAAATGAAGCAGCTTGGACAAGCAGCAACAGGAGAAAAAAAGGTCTACTCAATTGGAACATTATCGCGCTTTGCTGTTGGGGCACTGGCAGCGATTATTGCGATTCGTTACCCGGAAACATTTCACTTGGTAGGTGTGATAATAGGTTTAATGCTAACCTACATTATCATCTTAATAGATTCTTTATTGCAAATTAGACGCTTGTAG